The following coding sequences lie in one Sphingomonas sp. M1-B02 genomic window:
- a CDS encoding cell division protein ZapA, with amino-acid sequence MDILLNIAGRTHAIAAREGEEPHLRQLEALIARHAESAQRAAGPNSERVLVYLTLILADLLDDAERNPPEGVSPLLLDRIADRLEAVAAALEEDAADA; translated from the coding sequence ATGGACATATTGCTCAATATCGCCGGCCGCACCCACGCCATCGCCGCGCGCGAAGGCGAGGAACCCCATCTCCGCCAGCTCGAGGCATTGATCGCGCGCCACGCCGAATCGGCCCAGCGCGCGGCCGGGCCCAATTCCGAACGCGTCCTGGTCTATCTCACGCTGATCCTCGCCGATCTGCTCGACGATGCAGAGCGCAACCCGCCCGAAGGAGTCTCCCCGCTCCTGCTCGATCGCATCGCCGATCGTCTGGAAGCGGTCGCAGCGGCACTTGAGGAAGATGCCGCGGACGCCTAA
- the tkt gene encoding transketolase — translation MTASFTTCANAIRALSMDAVEAANSGHPGMPMGMADVATVLFQRYLKYDPADPKWPDRDRFVLSAGHGSMLLYSLLHLTGYARPTLDDIRNFRQVGSPCAGHPENFELAGVEATTGPLGQGVAMAVGMAIAERHLNAEFGDVLVDHRTWVIAGDGCVMEGINHEAIGIAGHLKLGRLILLWDDNKITIDGAVSLSSSEDIPARYRATGWHVVECDGHDEADIARAFDEALADDRPSLVRCRTIIGKGAPNFQGTSKTHGSPLGAAEVAAARETLGWNYPPFEVPEDIRAAWLEAGSRGGAVHGEWKQKLAGDSNGAEFSRRMSGVLPEGFALDAHIETLLADPKNIATRTASQLALDAINASLPETIGGSADLTPSNNTLTKGLEDLTADNYGGRYIRYGIREFGMAAAMNGLALHGGVMPYGGTFLVFSDYARPAIRLSALQRVRVAFVMTHDSIGLGEDGPTHQPIEHVMSLRLIPNLEVWRPCDAVETAEAWGAAVAREKGPSLLALSRQNLPQLSKGGAIKGGYRLAAAEAPRKVVLLATGSEVEVAVAVRAALEAQGIGADVVSMPCWSRFDKQPADYRADLIPRDTLRVSIEAGVTTGWERYTGDGLNFGVDVFGASGPYLGLYEQFGLTAGAIVPRIIERLNGEQA, via the coding sequence GTGACCGCATCCTTCACGACATGCGCCAACGCAATCCGCGCACTTTCCATGGACGCAGTGGAGGCCGCCAATTCGGGCCATCCCGGCATGCCGATGGGCATGGCCGACGTCGCGACCGTGCTGTTCCAGCGCTATCTGAAATATGATCCGGCCGACCCCAAATGGCCCGATCGCGACCGTTTCGTGCTCTCCGCCGGGCATGGATCGATGCTGCTCTACTCGCTCCTGCACCTCACGGGATATGCTCGGCCGACGCTCGACGACATCAGGAACTTCCGCCAGGTCGGCAGTCCCTGCGCCGGACACCCGGAGAATTTCGAGCTCGCCGGGGTCGAGGCGACCACCGGTCCGCTCGGGCAGGGCGTGGCGATGGCCGTGGGCATGGCGATCGCCGAGCGGCACCTGAACGCGGAATTCGGCGATGTTCTGGTCGATCATCGCACCTGGGTGATCGCGGGCGACGGCTGCGTGATGGAAGGCATCAACCATGAGGCGATCGGGATTGCCGGGCATCTGAAGCTCGGCCGCCTGATCCTGCTGTGGGACGACAACAAGATCACGATCGACGGGGCGGTGTCGCTGTCGTCGAGCGAGGATATTCCGGCACGCTATCGCGCGACCGGCTGGCATGTCGTCGAATGCGACGGGCATGACGAGGCCGATATCGCCCGCGCGTTCGACGAAGCGCTGGCGGACGACCGACCCTCGCTGGTGCGCTGCCGGACGATCATCGGAAAGGGTGCGCCGAACTTCCAGGGGACGTCGAAGACGCACGGCTCGCCGCTGGGCGCGGCCGAGGTTGCGGCGGCGCGCGAGACACTGGGCTGGAATTATCCGCCGTTCGAAGTGCCCGAGGATATTCGCGCTGCGTGGCTGGAAGCCGGTTCGCGTGGTGGTGCGGTTCATGGCGAGTGGAAGCAGAAGCTCGCAGGTGATTCGAACGGTGCGGAATTTTCCCGGCGGATGTCGGGCGTACTGCCCGAGGGCTTTGCGCTGGACGCGCATATCGAGACGCTGCTCGCCGATCCGAAGAATATCGCGACGCGCACCGCGAGCCAGCTTGCGCTCGACGCGATCAATGCCTCGCTGCCCGAGACGATCGGCGGTTCGGCTGACCTTACGCCTTCGAACAATACGCTGACCAAGGGTCTGGAGGACCTGACCGCAGACAATTATGGCGGGCGCTATATCCGCTATGGCATCCGCGAATTCGGCATGGCGGCGGCGATGAACGGGCTGGCGCTGCACGGCGGGGTGATGCCCTATGGCGGCACCTTCCTGGTGTTCAGCGATTATGCCCGGCCCGCGATCCGGCTCTCGGCGCTGCAGCGGGTGCGCGTCGCCTTTGTGATGACGCACGATTCGATCGGGCTCGGCGAGGATGGGCCGACGCACCAGCCGATCGAGCATGTCATGTCGCTGCGGCTGATCCCGAATCTCGAAGTCTGGCGCCCCTGCGATGCGGTCGAGACCGCCGAGGCCTGGGGCGCCGCCGTCGCGCGCGAAAAGGGGCCTTCGCTGCTGGCGCTGTCGCGGCAGAATCTGCCGCAGCTGAGCAAGGGCGGGGCGATCAAGGGCGGCTATCGGCTCGCGGCGGCGGAAGCGCCCCGGAAAGTGGTGCTGCTTGCAACCGGGTCCGAAGTCGAAGTCGCGGTGGCGGTTCGTGCGGCGCTGGAAGCGCAGGGGATCGGGGCTGACGTCGTGTCGATGCCGTGCTGGTCGCGATTCGACAAGCAGCCTGCCGACTACCGTGCCGACCTGATCCCGCGCGATACGCTGCGCGTTTCGATCGAGGCGGGGGTCACCACCGGCTGGGAGCGCTACACCGGCGACGGACTGAACTTCGGCGTGGATGTTTTCGGCGCGTCGGGACCCTATCTCGGGCTTTACGAGCAATTCGGGCTCACTGCCGGCGCGATCGTGCCGCGGATCATCGAGCGATTGAACGGAGAACAGGCATGA
- the gap gene encoding type I glyceraldehyde-3-phosphate dehydrogenase, protein MTKVAINGFGRIGRLVARAILERPESGLELVTINDLADAKSNAWLFSRDSVHGKYPGTVSAEGNDLVIDGKRVKVTAEKDPANLPHAENGVELVLECTGFFTDRASAQKHIDAGAKKVLISAPGKGVDLTVVFGVNEDKIEAGHTIVSNASCTTNCLAPVAKVLNDSIGIERGLMTTVHAYTNDQKILDQIHPDLRRARAAAMNIIPTTTGAARAVGEVLPELKGKLDGSAIRVPVPDGSLVDLTFTPKRDTTRDEVNAILKAASESEALKGILVYSEDPLVSIDIVHTPASSTVDSLETAVIDGKLVRVVSWYDNEWGFSNRMVDTGAAMAKLG, encoded by the coding sequence ATGACCAAGGTTGCGATCAACGGTTTCGGACGTATCGGGCGTCTCGTGGCGCGCGCCATCCTCGAGCGCCCCGAAAGCGGCCTCGAGCTCGTCACGATCAACGACCTGGCCGATGCCAAGTCCAATGCCTGGCTATTCTCGCGCGACAGCGTTCACGGGAAGTATCCCGGCACCGTCTCGGCCGAGGGCAACGATCTGGTGATCGACGGCAAGCGCGTGAAGGTGACCGCCGAGAAGGATCCGGCCAACCTGCCGCATGCCGAGAATGGCGTCGAGCTGGTGCTGGAATGCACGGGCTTCTTTACCGATCGCGCCTCGGCGCAGAAGCATATCGATGCGGGCGCGAAGAAGGTGCTGATCTCGGCCCCGGGTAAGGGCGTCGACCTGACCGTCGTGTTCGGCGTGAATGAGGACAAGATCGAGGCCGGGCACACGATCGTCTCTAATGCGTCGTGCACGACCAACTGCCTGGCGCCGGTCGCCAAGGTGCTCAACGATTCGATCGGGATCGAGCGCGGACTGATGACCACGGTCCATGCCTATACCAACGACCAGAAGATCCTCGACCAGATCCACCCCGATCTGCGGCGGGCACGGGCGGCGGCGATGAACATCATCCCGACCACCACCGGCGCGGCGCGCGCGGTGGGTGAGGTTCTCCCCGAGTTGAAGGGCAAGCTGGACGGCAGCGCGATCCGCGTGCCGGTGCCGGACGGTTCGCTGGTCGATCTGACCTTCACCCCGAAGCGCGACACGACTCGTGACGAGGTGAATGCGATCCTGAAGGCGGCTTCGGAGAGCGAGGCGTTGAAGGGTATCCTGGTCTATTCCGAGGATCCGCTGGTCTCGATCGACATCGTCCACACGCCGGCTTCGTCAACGGTCGACAGCCTCGAGACCGCGGTGATCGACGGCAAGCTGGTGCGGGTCGTCAGCTGGTACGACAATGAATGGGGCTTCTCGAACCGCATGGTCGATACCGGTGCGGCGATGGCGAAGCTGGGTTAA
- a CDS encoding phosphoglycerate kinase, giving the protein MARNFKTLEDIGDVTGKRVLVREDLNVPMADGAVTDDTRLRAAVQTVAELSDKGAKVIVLAHFGRPKGQRDPSMSLALVTKPFEAVLGRPVRFIDDQQAADVIAKMADGEVGILENTRFDSGEEKNAPETVARLAALGDLYVNDAFSAAHRAHASTEGLARALPAYAGRQMEAELDALNKALGTPEHPVAAVVGGAKVSSKLDVLRHLVAKVDHLIIGGGMANTFLAARGVNVGKSLCEHDLTATAEEILDAADRANCVVHLPYDVVVAIEFRANPPVRTVNVHEVGPDEMILDIGPAATEALADVLKNCRTLVWNGPLGAFETPPFDTATVALAKTAAALTREGSLVSVAGGGDTVAALNQAGVADDFSFVSTAGGAFLEWMEGKELPGVAALAR; this is encoded by the coding sequence ATGGCGCGCAACTTCAAGACGCTCGAAGATATCGGCGATGTGACTGGCAAGCGCGTACTGGTCCGCGAGGACCTCAACGTGCCGATGGCCGATGGTGCTGTGACCGACGATACCCGGTTGCGCGCCGCGGTGCAGACCGTGGCCGAGCTTTCGGACAAGGGCGCGAAGGTGATCGTCCTAGCGCACTTCGGGCGGCCCAAGGGGCAGCGTGATCCCAGCATGAGCCTGGCGCTGGTGACCAAGCCGTTCGAGGCGGTGCTGGGACGCCCGGTGCGCTTCATCGACGACCAGCAGGCGGCGGACGTGATCGCCAAGATGGCGGACGGCGAAGTCGGCATTCTCGAAAACACCCGCTTCGACTCTGGCGAGGAGAAGAATGCGCCCGAGACCGTCGCGCGCCTCGCGGCGCTCGGCGATCTCTACGTCAACGATGCCTTCTCGGCGGCGCACCGTGCACATGCCTCGACGGAGGGACTGGCGCGTGCGCTGCCGGCCTATGCGGGGCGCCAGATGGAGGCCGAACTCGACGCCCTCAACAAGGCGCTAGGCACGCCCGAGCATCCGGTGGCGGCGGTGGTCGGAGGCGCCAAAGTCTCGTCCAAGCTCGACGTGCTGCGGCATCTGGTGGCGAAGGTCGATCATCTGATCATCGGCGGGGGGATGGCGAACACGTTCCTCGCCGCGCGCGGCGTGAATGTCGGCAAGTCGCTATGCGAGCATGATCTGACGGCCACCGCCGAGGAAATTCTCGACGCGGCGGATCGGGCGAACTGCGTCGTCCATCTTCCCTATGACGTGGTGGTTGCGATCGAATTTCGTGCCAATCCGCCGGTGCGGACCGTCAATGTGCACGAAGTCGGGCCCGACGAGATGATCCTCGACATCGGCCCGGCTGCGACCGAGGCGCTGGCCGACGTGCTCAAGAATTGCCGCACGCTCGTGTGGAACGGGCCGCTCGGCGCGTTCGAGACCCCGCCTTTCGACACCGCGACGGTGGCGCTGGCGAAAACCGCAGCGGCGCTGACCCGCGAGGGCTCGCTGGTATCGGTCGCCGGGGGCGGGGACACCGTCGCCGCGCTCAACCAGGCGGGGGTGGCCGACGATTTCAGCTTCGTCTCGACGGCCGGCGGTGCGTTTCTGGAATGGATGGAGGGCAAGGAATTGCCCGGAGTGGCCGCGCTCGCACGCTGA